The DNA region ACACTATGAAACGAACGCACAACAAAATGAGTACCAAAGCGCAACAAAGTGAGCgcgaaaaattaaatctattgcatagaattaatcacaaccattgaattattaaaatcaaaggATCATATAAGTCCACAGGTTCTCACCTAACTATAGGTCCTCATTTGATCCTTAatcgatatatatatacctcCAGAGTAGTTCTTAgatttgctttattttttttgctttgctttgctttaAGGAAAATAGGATTGTACCCAATAAAATCGGTCaatatgaaattgtaatactaattaaaaataaagtgttTTGATAcctataaagaaaaatgtaatacttttaaagaaaattcatcaaacggattatattttccttataagtaatttATTTGAGCCTTGCTGAAGTTATTGCATAAAATCTTACTTGAGCCATGCTGAAGACATAATTTGAAGCATTTGCATCTTTTAACTTCTTGCTGCTTGGTGAATTTCATCTGTTGATTCCACCAATTTTGTTCTCTAGAGCCATGGTTTAAAAAGTGGGTGTAAGTGCATCTTGAGATTTTCATTATCCCATTGCAGTTTATTCCACCAATTTTGTTCTCCGCTTATTGACTGAATATTCTCTGCACTTTGGACACTAAGAGGCAACTTCAGCAACATACTGCATTCCTGCACTGTAAGATGCTCTAGACTGTTCCATGATTCATCTGCTATGCATATTTCTTCTAGTGAAGGAAGTCCGTCCAAATATAAGGATTTCAACATTGGCACAAAGTTGTTTGTGGATGTGTTTTTGAACACTTCTGACAACTTCTCACATCTGACTATCTCGATTGATTCCAGTTTTGCAAGTTCGTGAAGAGTTCCATCCATTGTGAATACATTTTCCAATTGATAACATTTATAAACGTGTATGGATCTAAGCTTGGTTAAACGCAGTCCAAGAAAATTGCTGAAATCTGAAATGCTTTCTAATCCGGTCAACTCACAAAAAGCAAGTCCCTCTAAGTTAGGAAGCAAGTCACATTCCGTAACACACCCTTGAGACGACCGCTTGACAGAGATGCAACAGCTATATATTGCTAAGCCCTTCAAGTTAACAAATGGACCAATGGTAACGCTGCTCCTAACCATGTTGTCAAGCATGAGATCAACTCCCTTACAGGCCCTAATTTCGCAGGAAAATGCATGTACTAACAGCCATCCAATTGATTCATCTCCTGAGAAAACAAAGCCACAGAAGGACACAATCTTCGCATTGGGTCGATATTGTCCATATGATCTCTTATGACTCACATTAACAAAGAAGCTGTTAATTCTCCTGAGCCAAGAAACATGTTCAGCAGTGGCATGAGAAATGTCTTCCAAGTCAATCTGAAAGgaaattaattgatttaaacaGAGCAACTTCTCAAATGATACATATTTGTCATTTACTTTCCTCATTCCCCATTTGATAGCACTGCCCGTCATGTTTAGTAACTCCAAACTACGTAAGTTAGAAAGTTTCTCACTAGAAATTTTCCGCAACTTAGAAGTGCTAGATAAGTCTAACCACCGTAGGTTCGTTAGCTTTTCAAAGTCTTCTGGCAATTTAGTGATAGCAGAGCCAGAGCAATTAAGCACTTGCAACATTCCGAGTGTGGCCAAGGATGGTAACTCCAACAGTCCTTCACAGTTTTGTAAACAGAGAGCTTGAAGTTTACTAAGTTGAAGAAGTGAGTGTGGCAGGAATTGTATTTTGGTTTCACTCAACTCTAAAATTCTCAACTCCGGGAATCCTTGTAAAAATGTGTTTGGTACTTCCAAAAGTCTCCTATTACCTTGCAAAAATAAAGTGGATGCTTCTGCACATTGTATGTTGCAGTTTGGGAGAAATTCTATATCGCTCTCCATAAACGACACTCTCTTCACTCTCTCAGAACAATTGAATAGCTGTTGTGATATTTGCACACCGCTAATTCCAGCTTTGTTAATAGCTTTACACCCTTCCTCTAAGGATTTTGATATCCATACCCCAACATCACGAACTACATCATGCATCTTTACATGATTTGAACGGTGACATCTTTCCAACAAGCAAGAGTCTTTTAAGTAGTCAACAATACGTAGAACTTCATTATGTTGTTGCTCAAAGTTTTGTTGCTCATCAATTAAACCTTCAGGTACCCAATATTGGACTAGTTTATAAGTATAAACTTCAAAGTCCTCTGGGAATAGGcagaaaaacaaaaagcaagATTTCAATTGCTGACCTTGTAAGGAATCATAGCTCCACTTGAGGGGTTTGTAGACCTTCTCTTCAACACCTCTAATATGAGACGGCTCTGATTTTTGCAAGGCATGTAATGCGCATTCCCACAACCCAATCTCTCTCTTTTTCCTCATTGATGCCCCCACAATAATTAGTGCAAGGGGTAATCCATCGCATTCTTCAACAATGGCCTTTGCCATGGGCTTAATTTGGTCATCATTCACCACTTCCTCCTCCACAGTTTCACGAAACAACTTCCATGCTTCTTCAGGATGCAAGCGACCTACTTGAAAGTCAATGTCAGTCAACATTTGTTGACAAACATTAAAATCTCGGGTGGTTAGTATGATTTTGTTGCCAATGTGTTCATTAGGTCGAGGAATCCCCACAACATCGAGATTGATTTCTTTCCATATATCATCCAGAATTAGAAGAAATCTTTCGCCTTTAAGTTTGTTGTACAAACGACTGGCCATACTTTCCTTACACTCTTCTTTATTCATCATATGCAACCGCTCAGCAATTTTTGATTGGACACTTTCCACTGTTGCGTTTTGAGATACTACAACCCATATTACGATTTTGAAGATTGGATCATTGGTGAGCTGATTATTCAAATTCTTGACAAGAGTAGTCTTGCCCACACCTCCCATGCCCCAAACACCAATCCTCTTATACTTTTCACTTCTCAACAGATCCATCATCTTGGCCAAATTTGTAGATGCTGTGGGTTGACCTTGGATTGATGTCACCTCCATATACTGAACTGGCCTTGCCACAGGAACACCCACTATCATGTTCTCAAAGGGTTTGCCTTCTTCAATGAGTTGTTTTGCTTTCACAATCTGTTTGGCTATGTTGTTGCTCAATTTGCAGTGCAGTGAACAAGAGGCGGCATCACTTGTAATGCCACTTTCTGTCACAGTTGAACGCAAAGAATTGAAATTGCTCTCCAATTCTTCAACTTTGCTTAACCAATCTTCAACTTGAGTTGTCGGTAACAGATGCTGCAGCTGCTCATCATCTAGCCCATTTCTCAAGCTAGACTTGAGAGCCAATACAAGTGTTATGTCTCTCTCAAGATGATTGTAATTTGAATGGATCTTAAAACGATTCTTCATTGCAGCATAGATGGATCCGAATACAACTTTAAAAGGTTCAATTAGAGCTGAACCAATGATCGCCGCCACAGCTTCCATGGCAATGTATTGAGTACACAGGAATGAACAAATTCAAGAATTTGTGACAAATTTTGagaggtttaattttttttttttccttcttttgaaCTAATACTTCTTTCGTTCAATCGCGGATTATTGAGATGTGAGACCACAATGCTTGAAGTATTATGGTGGGTCACGTTCACAGCTCATTGTCTgccacaataatttgcctacgACTGTAATATATAAAAGCTCAGTGATTATTTGGCTACGACTTTATCCAGCAACATTATTTGTACTTTGTGCATTTGTAGTTGTTCTTTGCAAACAAAATGTCCAATTTTACCCTTTGTTGTTGCCGGCGTTCAATCGCGAATTATTGAGATGTGAGACCACAATGCGTGGGCCACGTTCACAGCTCATTGTCAGAGACCACTGATCGGAAGACAATTTTTAGTGGGAGGTGGGCTAAAGAGGACCACTTTTTCTTGTGCTCTTGATGGGAGAGGTGAAGGATTTGTCCTCTTTCGTTGACAAAAACAAGACTACTGAAACTAAACTATGAAGATGCAATTCAATTAATTCGGCTGACAATCGTTTTGTTAGTGTTAATGATTtgattacattgtagtatttaaataaaatgacaattgtTAATTTCACTGGAGGATTGCATGCAACTAAAGAAGGGAGTACCGAAGTAGTACTTGTGGTAATTGGTAAGAGAgtgtttctctctctagaaaaaaaatttcctaCTTTTCTGTAGAGCTCCATAATCTTCTTTCCCTCCTTCTTCCCGTAATTCTTCGCTGACCAACAATGAATTTTGTTTCTGCTTGGAATATGCGTTATTCAACTTCCAATTTgctaatttcaaaaaaaaaaaaaaacttccaatTTGCTCATAGAGAAAAGTTCAGTGAGTTCAGTCCAAGAATTGATGCGAATgataaacaacaaaaatatttaactgAATTTTCGTCATGAATAACAAGctattttcattatttggtttaaaactatataagaaataatattttataatttaatcaatttaaaagtaaaagacGAATGCAAAAGAGAAAGATAAGGGATTTTCACCAATAATTCACTTCTCCATTCTTGAAATTAGGTATATATGCATTTCTTAGCACCTTTCTTTGGTTCAGAGTTTCAAcaatagatttttattttttttagaaatcaatctattcattaaaatttcaaggaaaaaatgtcaaattagcCCCTTTAAATTAATTGGATGGTACAATTGAAtcacctaatttaaaaaaaaaaaaaaaaaaaaaaaaaaaaNNNNNNNNNNNNNNNNNNNNNNNNNNNNaaaaaaaaaaaaaaaaaaaaaaaaaaaaaaaaaaaacaaaaacactcCATTTAGATTCTCTAAACTTGTAAAATTTTTCTCATTCACCTAGCAAAACTTACtttgaaatataatttaagACTTTTCCATATCCAAAGTTAAGAATTGAACTTTTAACCTTTGATTAAAAATTGATAAGCCCCTCCCACTGAACCAAACACTCAAATTACTGTGTAAATACTagttaattgtaaatatattgatatacaaaaataatccaTGTACTCTCAAAattactctcaacttttactttcacttgtgttcaaatttgattgaagggagaaaaaaaaatataaatatcataattCCTTAttaaattaagcaatcaagacaGGTAAGAAGTAAAAAAATGAGAATAAGATTTAAGAGTTTATGTTGAATTAGTCATTGATATAACAATAGgatgatttttaaaataaaataaaataaaaaattgcattGGCCCATGCATGTAGCCTTAATTAGTTCGTGCTTGCATTTTGCTATCTGCATACAGCTGCTATATGATTAAGACAAGCTAGCTGTACCGATcggaatttattaatatatgttgTTGTCCTTGGGCTACTGTTTGAATAAGTCAATTTAAGCTAGCTGTATCGATTGgagtggcaaattattgtggtCCACATAGCTCCCATGTTACGTACatgttagtattaaattttatgaattagaataatatacattataggttagaataatgtatattatacattatgtgtttgaataataaaatttctaggttaagataatatatatatatatatatatatatatatatatatatatatgtgtgtgtgttagaataatgtactgtataagttataaaaatggATATTACAACGGATTGCGGGAAAAAAAATTTGCATGAAACTTAAGAGCCAATACAAGTGTTATGTCTCCGCCTCCGCCAGTCGCCGCCTCCGCCTCCGCCAATCGTCAGTCGCCGCCTCGTCTCCTGCCGCCTCATCGCGAGTCCGTGCCTCCACCTCGTTGCCTCTGCCCTCTGGTCTCTATCTCTGCTGCCCTCTGGTCTCCTGCTCTGCTGACTGCTTCGCCACACTAAAATGGAGAATGAACAAAACGTCAAAACCTAATTGAAATAATTGGGCCCCGGCcccaaattgaaattgaaatctatactatatataaaagcattatcctccttcaaaatttcccgcccaaacgtaggggcattttagtaatatggtaattattattctaattataattaattaatattattctatcataatattagtaattatggtaatcataatatattatatatagtatagattggtaattagttattagtaattatggtaattccttattagtaattatggtaattattatgatagtatatttgtattttatagattaatacatatatgtgcattaatgtaatagtgtaataccactgaaaaatgtttatggtaattaattattatgatagtatatttatattttatagattaatacatatacgtgcattaatgtaataccactgaaaattgtttgtggtaattaattattatgatagtatatttatattttattttgtggtaattaattattatgatagtatatttatattttatagattggtaattaattattatgatagtatatttatattttatagattaatacataattattatgatagtatatttatattttatagattaatacatatttattatgatagtatatttatattttatagattaatacatatacgtgcattaatgtaataccactgaaaattgtttatagtaattaattattatgattgtatatttatattttatagattaatgcATATACGTGCaataatgtaataccactgaaaattgtttatgttaattaattattatgatagtatatttaatacatatacgtgcaataatgtaataccactgaaaattgtttatggtaattaattattatgatagtatatttgtattttatagattcatacatatacatgcattaatgtaataccactaacaaatgtttatggtatagatagatttatttatttatttattatggtagaaaataataatctatatctatattatttatttattatggtagaaaataataatctatatctatatctatataataatatataaaaaaataataatctatatctatatctatataataatatataaaaatataataatctatatctatatctatataataatatataaaaatatattagttataattgtatggaattctattaattataattgaattccatatatatcatattccaatacctatttgtttacaattccatttatttattaatattccaatacctatttgtttacaattccatttatttattaccaattaaatacctatttgtttacaattccatttatttattaccaattacatacctatttgtttacaattccatttatttattaccaattaccaattattaccaaaagatatgttattattacgttaatggtgaaaacatatgaatgtcaatcaaatgaattaccaattaccaataatagctctgcatctctctctttatggctataaataaaagaagaaaactcagtcaaccaccaccaccaattttaatctctcttagttctgttgtttttcgtttgtgaaagcatcaatgtacataggaagaaccacccTTCTCAAAAAAAGTGTGACACgttttctgtattttttttttttttttactgttcttatcttatctttttttttttttttggttaaattcattgcaggttcttatattttgcaatcacaagcgcgggagttaattgttggtagcttcaattgtcgaaaggtaagctaatttgtcaaataactacaacttttattctaagtattaactattcttttttaattgattttttttaactattcgtTTATAtctgaaatcttatatttccagctatcttgattctttaattacaaatgtagatatttggagcctaataagcaatgtgatgcaaaggataatggatttgttaagagatgtgaaagttgagaagcaattaatagaatattttcttgttgaaatcattgtcattttatgtttttgggcattaaagatttcaaattttaaatttgtgtaatttgtttaaatattaacatttcatggttttacattactttgaatatgtagttgttttattcgtttattcatgCCATGTTCAtaggtgaaattatagttcaaaaaaataatattaaaaaataattaactaaaaattaaacggcacggaatttaggccatttgaaaaagtcaattaatattaatatttgattgaaaattgaacaaaaaaaggaattgaatttattttgacaattagattattaaaattatattaataatattaatatttacgaaggaaaaagaaaatgaatatattaatcttTCATTGGAAacataattggcaattatatttttataattatattacttattaattatatggaaatgaatattaaaatatttttatgaatgaaaaagaaaataaatattacacacgggaatctgttattaatattatgttactaatgctAGTAATTGGCATAGGAATCGggccaaatgaaaaagaagattaataataaaaattcactataaatataatatagctTTCCctaaattagtaaccaccaaatgaaatattagcaaaaaattatgaaggaaaaagaaatggaaatgaatatatgaaggaaaaatgaaatgaatatattcatatttcactggaaatataatcgaaaattatattataattataattataatataattttcgattatatttccagtgaaatattaataaatttatttttttctcattctaaataattaatataattataattatattaattatttagaatgagaaaaaaataaatttattaatatttcactaaaaatatattcaacaattatatttttataattatattacttttcaatcatatggaaattaaaaataaatttgtatgaacgaaaagaaaataaatattactaattggcaaggaatctgctattaatattttcttactaattggcaaggaatcaggccaatgaaaaaggaatggatggaaagcaatattaattcttttgatgaaggaaaaaggaaatgaatatactaaaacgaaaatggaatattatgaaaaataaaatgaatatattaatatttcaatggaaatataacacaacttttccctacgaaaaaaaattagtaaccaccaaatgaatgattaggaaaaaaattataaaggaaaaatgaatgtaaaataatattaattctttttatgaaggaaaaaggaaataaatatattcaaaaggaaatgaaatattaggaaaaatgaaatcaacatattaatatttcactagaaatataacacaactttctctacacacaaattagtaaccaccNttctttaattacaaatgtagatatttggagcctaataagcaatgtgatgcaaaggataatggatttgttaagagatgtgaaagttgagaagcaattaatagaatattttcttgttgaaatcattgtcattttatgtttttgggcattaaagatttcaaattttaaatttgtgtaatttgtttaaatattaacatttcatggttttacattactttgaatatgtagttgttttattcgtttattcatgCCATGTTCAtaggtgaaattatagttcaaaaaaataatattaaaaaataattaactaaaaattaaacggcacggaatttaggccatttgaaaaagtcaattaatattaatatttgattgaaaattgaacaaaaaaaggaattgaatttattttgacaattagattattaaaattatattaataatattaatatttacgaaggaaaaagaaaatgaatatattaatcttTCATTGGAAacataattggcaattatatttttataattatattacttattaattatatggaaatgaatattaaaatatttttatgaatgaaaaagaaaataaatattacacacgggaatctgttattaatattatgttactaatgctAGTAATTGGCATAGGAATCGggccaaatgaaaaagaagattaataataaaaattcactataaatataatatagctTTCCctaaattagtaaccaccaaatgaaatattagcaaaaaattatgaaggaaaaagaaatggaaatgaatatatgaaggaaaaatgaaatgaatatattcatatttcactggaaatataacacaactttctctacacacaaattagtaaccaccaaataaaatattaggaaaaaattatgaaggaaaaaagaatggaaatgaatattaattttgttatgaaggaaaatggaaatgaatatatttataaggaaatgaaatattaggaaaaacgaaaggaatatattaatatttcactggaaatataacacaactttccatatgaaaaaattagtaaccaacaaatgaaataataggaaaaaaatatgaaggaCAAAGGAATgaagatcaatattaattctttttatgaagaaaaaatgaaatgaatatatttaaaaggaaatgaaatattaggaaaaacgaaatgaatatattgatATTTCA from Ipomoea triloba cultivar NCNSP0323 chromosome 6, ASM357664v1 includes:
- the LOC116022714 gene encoding disease resistance protein At4g27190-like isoform X2, with the protein product MEAVAAIIGSALIEPFKVVFGSIYAAMKNRFKIHSNYNHLERDITLVLALKSSLRNGLDDEQLQHLLPTTQVEDWLSKVEELESNFNSLRSTVTESGITSDAASCSLHCKLSNNIAKQIVKAKQLIEEGKPFENMIVGVPVARPVQYMEVTSIQGQPTASTNLAKMMDLLRSEKYKRIGVWGMGGVGKTTLVKNLNNQLTNDPIFKIVIWVVVSQNATVESVQSKIAERLHMMNKEECKESMASRLYNKLKGERFLLILDDIWKEINLDVVGIPRPNEHIGNKIILTTRDFNVCQQMLTDIDFQVGRLHPEEAWKLFRETVEEEVVNDDQIKPMAKAIVEECDGLPLALIIVGASMRKKREIGLWECALHALQKSEPSHIRGVEEKVYKPLKWSYDSLQGLIDEQQNFEQQHNEVLRIVDYLKDSCLLERCHRSNHVKMHDVVRDVGVWISKSLEEGCKAINKAGISGVQISQQLFNCSERVKRVSFMESDIEFLPNCNIQCAEASTLFLQGNRRLLEVPNTFLQGFPELRILELSETKIQFLPHSLLQLSKLQALCLQNCEGLLELPSLATLGMLQVLNCSGSAITKLPEDFEKLTNLRWLDLSSTSKLRKISSEKLSNLRSLELLNMTGSAIKWGMRKVNDKYVSFEKLLCLNQLISFQIDLEDISHATAEHVSWLRRINSFFVNVSHKRSYGQYRPNAKIVSFCGFVFSGDESIGWLLVHAFSCEIRACKGVDLMLDNMVRSSVTIGPFVNLKGLAIYSCCISVKRSSQGCVTECDLLPNLEGLAFCELTGLESISDFSNFLGLRLTKLRSIHVYKCYQLENVFTMDGTLHELAKLESIEIVRCEKLSEVFKNTSTNNFVPMLKSLYLDGLPSLEEICIADESWNSLEHLTVQECSMLLKLPLSVQSAENIQSISGEQNWWNKLQWDNENLKMHLHPLFKPWL
- the LOC116022714 gene encoding probable disease resistance protein At4g27220 isoform X1; the protein is MEAVAAIIGSALIEPFKVVFGSIYAAMKNRFKIHSNYNHLERDITLVLALKSSLRNGLDDEQLQHLLPTTQVEDWLSKVEELESNFNSLRSTVTESGITSDAASCSLHCKLSNNIAKQIVKAKQLIEEGKPFENMIVGVPVARPVQYMEVTSIQGQPTASTNLAKMMDLLRSEKYKRIGVWGMGGVGKTTLVKNLNNQLTNDPIFKIVIWVVVSQNATVESVQSKIAERLHMMNKEECKESMASRLYNKLKGERFLLILDDIWKEINLDVVGIPRPNEHIGNKIILTTRDFNVCQQMLTDIDFQVGRLHPEEAWKLFRETVEEEVVNDDQIKPMAKAIVEECDGLPLALIIVGASMRKKREIGLWECALHALQKSEPSHIRGVEEKVYKPLKWSYDSLQGQQLKSCFLFFCLFPEDFEVYTYKLVQYWVPEGLIDEQQNFEQQHNEVLRIVDYLKDSCLLERCHRSNHVKMHDVVRDVGVWISKSLEEGCKAINKAGISGVQISQQLFNCSERVKRVSFMESDIEFLPNCNIQCAEASTLFLQGNRRLLEVPNTFLQGFPELRILELSETKIQFLPHSLLQLSKLQALCLQNCEGLLELPSLATLGMLQVLNCSGSAITKLPEDFEKLTNLRWLDLSSTSKLRKISSEKLSNLRSLELLNMTGSAIKWGMRKVNDKYVSFEKLLCLNQLISFQIDLEDISHATAEHVSWLRRINSFFVNVSHKRSYGQYRPNAKIVSFCGFVFSGDESIGWLLVHAFSCEIRACKGVDLMLDNMVRSSVTIGPFVNLKGLAIYSCCISVKRSSQGCVTECDLLPNLEGLAFCELTGLESISDFSNFLGLRLTKLRSIHVYKCYQLENVFTMDGTLHELAKLESIEIVRCEKLSEVFKNTSTNNFVPMLKSLYLDGLPSLEEICIADESWNSLEHLTVQECSMLLKLPLSVQSAENIQSISGEQNWWNKLQWDNENLKMHLHPLFKPWL